A single region of the Paludibacter jiangxiensis genome encodes:
- a CDS encoding FAD-binding and (Fe-S)-binding domain-containing protein yields the protein MNTSNNIRAFQQAMPTTITKQRLFTDITRRLAWGTDAGFYRKIPQLVLHPANEEEISTLLKNANDTATPVTFRAAGTSLSGQAISDSVLIVVGKLWEKYRIHDNGETISLQPGIVGSRVNEILKPFDRIFSPDPASLNSAMVGGIIINNASGKSCGTHANSDKILLSARIIFADGTLLDTADEQSKTAFQATHSEFIQTLLELRDEIRENKTLSDRICHKYSIKNVTGLNILPFIAYDDPFDIITHLLVGSEGTLAFLAEATVSTEPEMHFKASAMLYLKDIKYACEVVQKLKHTPVTGVELLDRKALQSVEGKEGMPDYLPQLAPGVTALLIETKANTEEELLYQIEAIELCIRECETVLPASFTQDENVYNVWWAIRSGIFPSVGGMREPGTTTLIEDVAFHMEDLAEATSELQQLLEKYNYTDSVIYGHALEGNFHFIINQRFDSNAEVARYESLMKDVVELVTEKYDGSLKAEHGTGRNMAPFVAKEWGDEAFYIMQKVKKLFDPNNILNPGVIFNDNPDCFISDFKPLPLTNPHVDKCIECGFCEVNCLTSGFTLSSRQRIVIQREITRLKQNNESPEVLHELEKGYKYLGNATCAGDGLCATSCPMGINTGHLTHDVRHASLPTGSFGWNIGNFAANHFAGIKTGLRSVLTLANFAHTVIGSKNMTYLCNEANKMGLPLWTTAMPKAHKIHLNSLNIKPSQQKVVYFPSCINQSMGVHKDSPEQTPLSDKMTGLFQKAGYEVIFPEEMEKMCCGTIWESKGMYDIADRKTEELEAALWKASEQGKYPVVCDQSPCLYRMKEKITKIKLFEPVEFIETYLVDKLEFHPINEPIAIHTTCSMTKMGLKNTLVRLANRCSSNVLLPSEVGCCGFAGDKGFTTPEVNRYALRKLHPQIEANGIKKGYSNSRTCEIGLTTNSGIPYMSIVYLVDQCTTAKEIH from the coding sequence ATGAACACTTCAAATAACATCAGAGCTTTTCAGCAAGCAATGCCCACAACGATAACAAAACAACGTTTGTTTACTGATATCACACGGCGTTTAGCCTGGGGTACCGACGCCGGATTTTATCGTAAAATTCCTCAGCTCGTTTTACACCCGGCCAACGAAGAAGAAATCAGCACTCTTTTAAAAAATGCGAACGACACAGCTACTCCGGTTACGTTTCGGGCTGCCGGGACTAGTCTTTCCGGGCAGGCCATAAGCGACTCTGTTCTGATAGTGGTCGGAAAACTCTGGGAGAAATACAGGATTCATGACAATGGAGAGACAATTTCATTGCAACCCGGTATTGTCGGAAGCCGCGTAAACGAAATATTAAAACCTTTCGACAGAATATTTTCACCTGACCCCGCCTCTCTTAACTCTGCCATGGTGGGAGGCATCATTATCAATAATGCATCGGGAAAAAGTTGCGGCACTCACGCCAACAGCGATAAAATTCTCCTTTCTGCCCGCATTATTTTTGCAGATGGTACGTTGCTGGACACAGCCGACGAGCAAAGCAAAACGGCATTTCAGGCTACGCACTCGGAATTTATACAGACGCTTTTAGAATTAAGAGACGAAATACGGGAAAATAAAACACTCTCCGACAGAATATGCCATAAGTACAGCATCAAAAACGTCACAGGATTAAATATCCTTCCTTTTATAGCTTACGACGATCCGTTTGACATAATCACGCATTTGCTGGTTGGGTCGGAAGGTACACTTGCCTTTTTAGCAGAAGCCACGGTGAGCACGGAACCCGAAATGCACTTCAAAGCGAGTGCAATGCTCTACCTGAAAGATATAAAATATGCCTGCGAGGTTGTCCAAAAGCTGAAGCATACGCCTGTCACCGGAGTTGAACTGCTCGACAGAAAAGCACTGCAGTCGGTGGAAGGCAAAGAAGGAATGCCCGATTATTTACCACAGCTCGCCCCTGGAGTAACGGCATTATTGATTGAAACAAAAGCGAATACGGAGGAAGAATTGTTGTATCAGATCGAAGCTATCGAGCTGTGCATTCGGGAATGCGAAACGGTGCTACCCGCCTCGTTTACACAAGATGAAAACGTATACAATGTGTGGTGGGCAATTCGTTCCGGTATTTTTCCTTCGGTGGGAGGCATGCGCGAACCCGGCACTACTACACTGATCGAAGATGTTGCATTTCACATGGAAGACCTTGCCGAGGCAACATCCGAACTCCAGCAACTTCTTGAAAAATACAACTATACAGATAGTGTTATTTATGGACATGCGCTTGAAGGAAATTTCCACTTCATTATAAACCAACGATTTGACTCGAATGCAGAAGTTGCGCGCTACGAATCGTTAATGAAAGATGTGGTGGAGCTTGTCACCGAAAAATACGACGGCTCCCTAAAAGCAGAGCACGGAACCGGCCGCAATATGGCTCCTTTCGTTGCAAAAGAATGGGGAGATGAAGCTTTTTACATAATGCAAAAGGTCAAGAAGCTTTTCGATCCGAATAACATTCTCAACCCGGGTGTAATTTTCAATGACAATCCGGATTGTTTCATATCAGACTTTAAGCCGTTGCCCCTTACCAATCCGCATGTCGACAAATGTATTGAATGCGGTTTTTGTGAAGTGAACTGTCTTACATCTGGATTCACGTTATCATCGAGACAACGGATTGTAATCCAACGCGAAATAACGAGACTCAAACAAAACAACGAGAGTCCAGAAGTCCTTCACGAACTTGAAAAAGGATACAAATATCTTGGCAATGCAACCTGTGCCGGTGATGGTTTATGTGCCACCTCGTGTCCAATGGGCATCAACACAGGCCACCTGACACACGATGTTCGTCACGCTTCTCTGCCAACGGGCAGTTTTGGATGGAATATCGGCAATTTTGCCGCAAACCATTTTGCAGGCATAAAAACAGGATTGCGCTCCGTGCTGACTCTTGCCAACTTCGCCCACACAGTGATAGGTAGTAAAAACATGACTTATCTCTGCAACGAAGCTAACAAAATGGGACTGCCACTTTGGACAACAGCTATGCCAAAGGCGCATAAAATTCATCTAAACAGCCTCAATATTAAACCTTCTCAGCAAAAAGTAGTCTATTTTCCAAGTTGCATCAACCAGTCGATGGGTGTCCACAAAGACAGTCCCGAGCAAACACCTCTGTCGGATAAAATGACAGGCCTTTTCCAAAAAGCCGGCTACGAAGTAATTTTCCCCGAAGAAATGGAAAAGATGTGCTGCGGTACCATATGGGAAAGCAAAGGAATGTATGACATTGCCGACCGAAAGACAGAAGAACTGGAGGCTGCGCTCTGGAAAGCAAGCGAGCAGGGCAAATATCCGGTAGTTTGTGATCAAAGTCCGTGTCTTTACCGGATGAAGGAAAAAATTACCAAAATAAAGCTTTTCGAACCGGTTGAGTTTATCGAAACCTATCTTGTCGACAAACTGGAGTTTCATCCTATCAATGAACCGATTGCGATACACACCACCTGTTCCATGACAAAAATGGGGTTAAAAAACACCTTAGTCCGTCTGGCAAATCGTTGTTCGTCGAATGTTTTACTCCCCTCCGAAGTTGGATGCTGCGGCTTCGCTGGCGACAAAGGCTTTACCACACCGGAGGTGAACAGGTATGCACTCCGCAAGCTGCATCCTCAAATTGAGGCAAACGGAATTAAAAAAGGTTATTCCAACAGTCGGACCTGCGAAATCGGACTGACGACTAACAGCGGAATTCCATATATGTCAATTGTTTATCTTGTGGATCAATGCACAACAGCTAAAGAAATTCATTGA
- a CDS encoding MFS transporter: MQKKNIYPWVVVGLLWFVALLNYIDRQMLSTMKQSMMIDIVELETAANFGRLMAVFLWIYAIMSPLSGLIADRLNRKWLIVGSLFIWSGVTMLMGFAQTFDQIYILRAIMGVSEAFYIPAGLALIADYHQGKTRSIAVGIHMTGIYLGQAFGGFGATIASSFSWQTTFHIFGLIGVCYSIILILFLKEHKAYTIIPESRSLGKEFRNMFKGAGTLLGSLSFWVILFYFSAPSLPGWATKNWLPTLFANNLHMNMEMAGPMATITIALSALVGVLIGGVMSDRWVQRNLRGRIYTGAIGLALTIPAVLLLGFGDSFITIWGGALCFGFGFGMFDVNNMPILCQFASSRHRATGYGLMNMAGISAGALITTFLGQSADSGHLSRDIAFLAIFVAAALILQLLLLHPKTINKTED; the protein is encoded by the coding sequence ATGCAAAAGAAGAATATATATCCATGGGTTGTAGTCGGCTTATTGTGGTTTGTTGCACTGCTCAACTACATCGACCGGCAAATGCTTTCCACCATGAAGCAATCGATGATGATCGACATTGTCGAACTGGAAACAGCTGCAAATTTCGGTCGCCTGATGGCAGTTTTCCTTTGGATTTATGCTATCATGAGTCCGCTTTCGGGGCTTATTGCAGATCGTCTGAACCGCAAATGGCTGATCGTGGGAAGTCTATTCATCTGGTCGGGCGTGACAATGCTAATGGGTTTTGCGCAAACATTCGATCAAATATACATACTGCGTGCCATAATGGGTGTAAGCGAAGCTTTCTATATTCCCGCAGGACTGGCACTCATAGCTGATTACCATCAGGGGAAAACCCGATCGATTGCCGTCGGCATCCACATGACAGGCATTTATCTCGGACAAGCTTTCGGCGGATTCGGAGCCACCATTGCCAGCAGCTTTTCGTGGCAAACCACTTTCCATATTTTCGGATTAATCGGTGTTTGTTACAGCATCATCCTGATTCTGTTTTTGAAAGAACACAAAGCATACACAATTATCCCTGAATCACGTTCACTGGGAAAAGAATTCCGCAATATGTTCAAAGGAGCAGGAACTCTTCTGGGAAGCCTCTCCTTCTGGGTAATCCTCTTTTATTTTTCGGCACCAAGCCTTCCGGGCTGGGCAACAAAAAACTGGCTCCCCACCCTTTTTGCCAACAATCTACACATGAACATGGAAATGGCAGGTCCAATGGCGACTATCACCATTGCTCTTTCTGCTCTGGTGGGTGTACTTATCGGAGGCGTTATGTCCGACCGTTGGGTACAACGCAACCTACGGGGAAGAATTTACACGGGAGCTATCGGTCTGGCACTTACCATTCCAGCCGTGTTGCTACTCGGATTCGGAGATTCTTTCATCACTATCTGGGGCGGAGCTCTCTGCTTTGGTTTTGGATTCGGAATGTTCGATGTGAACAATATGCCCATTCTATGCCAGTTTGCATCATCGCGCCATCGGGCAACCGGCTACGGATTGATGAACATGGCCGGAATCTCTGCCGGCGCACTTATCACCACCTTTTTGGGGCAATCTGCAGATTCAGGGCATCTTAGTCGCGACATTGCCTTTCTTGCAATCTTTGTTGCCGCGGCCTTAATCCTCCAGTTACTGCTTCTACACCCGAAGACAATTAACAAAACCGAAGATTAA
- a CDS encoding glycosyltransferase translates to MGEKPIFYTESQSRWKSFRWGIRIVLIFLVIGIVAVTISLLRKQALQLPPLKEQTGMFRKVTDNVIAKNDQKEYKRLERIISEARKTRKHEFYVEKKAIPGIIKNYYPVKAGFYVNWDPQSEFSLKHNINKLNMILPEWLFITDSSDEIYDDVDSTAMNFMRKNHVAIVPILSNFFNKKWNGANVHKILASPTRRAAVINNIYRILKKYQFAGINIDFEDLVEKTDANLIAFQRELYKKLHAEGFLVSQDISPFNEDYNVKELGEANDLLFLMAYDQHSPSKAAGPIAAQYWIEAAMDDMFKKVNPQKVVLCIAGYGYNWAEGHEARNSTYQESMADALGNNAPVHFDNQTYNLDFSYYDGEGKLHRVYFTDAVSNYNAIRTAYDNGMAGYALWRLGSEDARLWSFFSRDLSLQGLKKKPFDYHSLEYIKSSFSVDYIGSGEILNIVSSPRPGKIKLEINKAEQAISEENYLEMPSSYVINQTGKKEKMIAFTFDDGPDEDYTPQILDILSKYHVPAAFFVTGINAEQNLPIMQRIYREGHEIGNHTFLHPNIAIISPSRFRAELRATGYIIEGITGHATMLFRPPYDTDITPTNQSAIEPLALARSEGYLTIGSNIDPLDWEIGARPDSILARVMRQNERSILEDSPHNIILLHDAGGDRSATVAALPHIIEYYKSQGYKFVSIADLLDRKRDDLMPHQTGDFNQYLQTADATVVTASYVVNRILSVIFFVALLLSVGKILTVAILACVHRKRTKNQPIAESTELPRMSVIVPAYNEEVTATKTVENLLKSTYPNLEIIFVDDGSKDDTYKNVMAAYGNHPKVSVNTKPNGGKASALNYGIQIATGEILVCIDADTLLKSDAISKMAPYFSDPKVAAVAGNVKVGNRVNLLTNWQSIEYITSQNFDRRAFDILNAIMVIPGAIGAFRRDAIIEVGGFDTDTLAEDCDLTMRLLRNGYVIHCCNEALAFTEAPETMNMLLRQRLRWSFGIMQSFWKHRKMMFKKEHKNMSWILLPHQMIFQLFLPLMSPVVDIIFLVSIFMPKASLLIIFYFAYFVLDLIISLMAFKFDGEKFRFKYIFYLFIQRILYRQLLWYVLMKSYLRAIKGELAAWGILKRTGNTNEPKE, encoded by the coding sequence ATGGGTGAAAAGCCAATTTTTTACACGGAATCTCAGTCCCGATGGAAGAGTTTTCGTTGGGGTATAAGAATCGTTCTTATTTTCTTAGTCATTGGTATTGTTGCGGTTACTATATCATTATTGCGCAAACAGGCATTACAGCTTCCCCCGCTGAAAGAGCAAACAGGCATGTTCCGTAAAGTAACAGATAATGTTATTGCCAAGAACGACCAGAAGGAATACAAACGGCTTGAACGAATTATCAGTGAAGCCCGTAAAACACGCAAGCACGAGTTTTATGTAGAAAAAAAGGCCATCCCCGGCATTATAAAGAACTATTATCCTGTCAAAGCCGGTTTTTATGTAAACTGGGATCCTCAGTCAGAGTTCTCTCTCAAGCATAATATCAATAAACTGAACATGATTTTGCCTGAATGGCTGTTTATCACAGACTCTTCGGACGAAATTTATGACGATGTGGATTCTACAGCCATGAACTTCATGCGTAAAAACCATGTTGCCATTGTGCCAATTCTGTCGAACTTTTTCAATAAAAAATGGAACGGAGCCAACGTTCATAAAATCTTGGCTTCTCCGACTCGCCGCGCGGCCGTCATCAATAACATCTACAGGATTCTCAAAAAATATCAGTTTGCCGGCATTAATATCGACTTCGAAGATCTGGTTGAGAAGACTGATGCAAACCTGATTGCATTTCAGCGCGAACTGTACAAGAAGCTTCATGCAGAAGGCTTTCTTGTTTCGCAGGATATTTCACCTTTCAACGAAGATTATAACGTAAAAGAGCTGGGAGAAGCAAACGATCTTCTCTTTTTAATGGCCTACGACCAGCATTCTCCGTCAAAAGCTGCCGGTCCTATTGCCGCACAGTACTGGATTGAAGCCGCGATGGACGACATGTTCAAAAAGGTGAATCCTCAGAAGGTGGTATTGTGTATTGCAGGTTACGGATATAACTGGGCGGAAGGTCACGAAGCACGAAACAGTACTTATCAGGAGTCGATGGCTGATGCACTGGGTAACAATGCTCCGGTTCACTTCGACAACCAGACATACAATCTCGATTTTTCGTATTATGACGGAGAAGGCAAGCTGCACCGGGTATATTTTACCGATGCCGTTTCCAATTACAACGCCATACGAACAGCCTACGATAACGGAATGGCAGGTTATGCCCTCTGGCGACTTGGATCTGAAGATGCCAGACTTTGGAGCTTCTTCTCCAGAGACTTATCACTGCAAGGCTTGAAAAAGAAACCATTCGACTACCACTCTCTTGAATATATAAAATCGTCTTTCAGTGTCGACTATATTGGATCAGGAGAAATTCTGAACATCGTATCGTCCCCCCGTCCCGGGAAGATTAAGCTGGAAATCAACAAAGCAGAACAGGCCATCTCGGAAGAAAATTATCTGGAGATGCCGTCCAGTTATGTAATCAACCAGACAGGTAAAAAAGAGAAAATGATCGCGTTCACCTTCGATGACGGTCCTGATGAAGATTACACTCCTCAGATCCTTGACATTCTGAGCAAATACCATGTTCCGGCCGCATTCTTTGTTACCGGTATCAATGCAGAGCAGAATCTACCCATCATGCAACGCATCTATCGCGAAGGCCACGAGATTGGGAACCACACGTTCCTGCATCCGAACATTGCCATTATTTCGCCGTCGCGATTTCGTGCAGAATTAAGAGCGACCGGATACATCATTGAGGGAATTACCGGCCACGCCACCATGCTGTTCCGTCCTCCTTATGACACGGATATTACCCCGACCAATCAATCGGCCATAGAACCGTTGGCTCTTGCCCGTTCTGAAGGCTATCTAACAATCGGATCAAATATCGACCCACTCGACTGGGAAATAGGTGCGCGCCCCGATTCGATTCTGGCCCGTGTGATGCGTCAAAATGAGAGAAGCATTCTGGAAGATTCACCTCACAATATCATACTTCTGCACGATGCCGGCGGAGATCGTTCTGCTACAGTAGCAGCATTGCCCCACATCATTGAATATTACAAATCACAGGGTTATAAATTTGTAAGTATTGCCGATTTATTGGACAGAAAACGAGATGACTTGATGCCTCATCAAACCGGTGACTTCAATCAATACCTGCAAACGGCTGACGCTACTGTAGTAACAGCCAGCTACGTCGTAAACCGCATCTTGTCTGTTATTTTCTTTGTTGCATTGCTGTTGTCTGTTGGCAAGATTTTAACCGTTGCAATCCTGGCTTGCGTACATAGAAAAAGAACAAAGAACCAACCAATTGCAGAGTCGACCGAATTGCCTCGCATGAGTGTGATTGTTCCTGCATATAACGAGGAGGTAACGGCTACCAAAACAGTAGAAAATCTTTTAAAAAGCACCTATCCTAATCTCGAAATAATCTTTGTTGACGACGGTTCGAAGGACGACACCTACAAAAATGTGATGGCGGCTTATGGCAATCATCCGAAAGTAAGTGTAAATACCAAACCGAACGGAGGAAAAGCTTCTGCACTGAATTATGGTATCCAGATCGCTACCGGAGAAATTCTGGTTTGTATCGATGCCGACACATTGCTTAAATCAGATGCTATCAGTAAGATGGCTCCTTATTTCTCCGATCCGAAAGTTGCTGCCGTTGCCGGGAATGTAAAAGTGGGCAACAGGGTTAACCTGCTTACGAACTGGCAAAGTATCGAATACATCACCAGTCAGAACTTTGACCGCCGTGCATTCGATATTCTGAATGCCATCATGGTTATTCCGGGAGCCATCGGCGCTTTCCGCCGTGATGCAATTATTGAGGTGGGCGGATTTGACACCGACACGTTGGCCGAAGATTGCGACCTTACAATGCGTTTACTTCGCAATGGCTATGTTATTCATTGTTGCAACGAAGCGCTGGCATTTACCGAAGCACCCGAAACAATGAACATGCTACTGCGTCAACGTTTGCGCTGGTCATTTGGCATTATGCAGTCGTTCTGGAAACATCGTAAAATGATGTTTAAGAAAGAGCACAAGAACATGAGCTGGATACTCCTGCCCCATCAGATGATCTTCCAGTTGTTCCTGCCGCTGATGTCGCCTGTAGTTGATATTATCTTCCTGGTATCCATCTTTATGCCCAAGGCGTCACTACTGATAATATTCTATTTCGCTTATTTCGTTCTTGATCTTATCATCTCCCTGATGGCATTTAAGTTCGATGGAGAAAAGTTCAGGTTCAAATATATATTCTACCTGTTTATACAGAGAATTCTTTACCGCCAGCTACTCTGGTACGTTTTAATGAAATCGTACCTGCGGGCCATAAAAGGCGAATTAGCTGCTTGGGGAATCCTGAAAAGAACCGGCAATACCAACGAGCCGAAAGAATAA
- the folB gene encoding dihydroneopterin aldolase — MKTSYILLEEMRFFAHHGVFEEERQTGNYFTVDLKMKVSLASAAESDNLIDTLNYGIAYEIVKKEMAVPSKLLEHVAKRIIDALFDEFGRQLSSVEIKLSKLNPPLGGQVAKASVILLQER; from the coding sequence ATGAAAACAAGCTATATTCTGCTGGAAGAAATGCGTTTTTTTGCGCATCATGGGGTATTTGAGGAAGAGCGGCAGACCGGTAATTATTTTACGGTCGATCTGAAGATGAAGGTGTCGCTGGCAAGTGCAGCTGAAAGTGATAACCTCATTGACACGCTTAATTATGGGATCGCTTATGAAATAGTCAAAAAGGAGATGGCTGTCCCTTCAAAGTTGCTCGAACACGTTGCAAAGCGTATTATTGATGCTTTATTTGATGAATTCGGTCGCCAGCTCTCTTCGGTCGAAATCAAACTATCAAAGCTTAATCCTCCACTGGGAGGACAGGTTGCAAAGGCCTCAGTGATTTTATTGCAGGAACGATAA
- a CDS encoding acyltransferase: protein MQSKPQNIQWLDSLRVLATIGVIIIHESTPVVKMSYAANMGNWWVGNIFDSAVRFAVPLFLMLSGATMLGKEYDLRTFYKKRFTRVLLPFLFWMVAYWIYRWMVLPSSKQPDTFSSVFLWAVKLLGNEGISKHFWYVYMILFFYLLFPFISRGVRSLKDKGVLWLIIGWALLSFSSRKLPVNFYGWTDHYPARLLGYLQYSGYLVLGYYLTKFSINNKSQRVVAAVLLVVSVVIASVSTWYFSRQSHHLDLDMYGNVTFNTMLQVIALFLLVKDTTIKNPVLLWIQRLISNYSYGVYLSHIMVIGIFFQYDIFWTMGHPAWTLPVLTLLTLMVSLLIIFVLRKLPYGKYISG from the coding sequence ATGCAATCAAAACCACAAAATATTCAATGGCTCGATTCGTTAAGAGTTTTAGCTACCATAGGAGTTATAATAATTCATGAATCCACACCGGTGGTGAAGATGAGTTATGCTGCAAATATGGGCAACTGGTGGGTTGGGAATATCTTTGATAGCGCGGTGCGTTTCGCTGTCCCTCTTTTTCTGATGTTAAGCGGAGCAACCATGCTGGGGAAGGAATACGACCTCCGGACATTCTACAAAAAACGTTTTACAAGAGTTCTTTTGCCGTTTCTCTTTTGGATGGTGGCCTACTGGATTTACAGATGGATGGTGCTGCCGTCTTCTAAACAACCCGATACCTTTTCATCGGTGTTTTTGTGGGCGGTAAAGCTGCTTGGAAATGAAGGAATTTCCAAGCATTTCTGGTATGTTTACATGATTCTTTTCTTCTATTTACTGTTTCCGTTTATCAGCAGGGGAGTGCGTAGCCTGAAAGACAAAGGGGTTTTATGGTTGATTATTGGCTGGGCGTTACTTAGCTTCTCTTCCCGTAAATTGCCTGTTAATTTTTATGGTTGGACTGACCATTATCCGGCAAGGCTGCTCGGGTATTTGCAATATTCCGGCTATTTGGTGTTGGGTTATTATCTCACTAAATTCAGCATTAACAACAAGAGCCAGCGTGTAGTTGCAGCTGTATTGTTGGTTGTTTCTGTTGTAATAGCTTCCGTTTCCACCTGGTATTTCAGCAGACAATCGCATCATCTCGACCTTGACATGTATGGAAATGTCACGTTCAATACCATGTTGCAGGTTATAGCCCTGTTTCTGCTTGTGAAAGATACAACGATTAAAAATCCTGTTTTGCTATGGATTCAACGCTTAATCAGTAATTACAGCTATGGCGTTTACCTGTCGCATATCATGGTTATCGGGATATTTTTTCAATATGATATTTTCTGGACGATGGGACATCCTGCATGGACACTGCCGGTACTTACGCTTCTTACCCTGATGGTCTCACTATTAATTATCTTTGTGCTGCGAAAGTTGCCTTACGGGAAATATATTTCGGGATAA